One stretch of Streptomyces hygroscopicus DNA includes these proteins:
- a CDS encoding alpha/beta hydrolase, with translation MTTQWLEGTAEKLIPTSLGLVNVRVGGRSDGPAMVFWPSLMMDGTMWQHQYEHFAPAHRVVLIDSPGHGKSDALRKIIDLEDCSDALVEILDALDIDKCVLVGNSWGGMLAGVFPAYHPQRTAAAIGINCTASLPTMFESIWATALSTFLSLHAKMPPLAAKAARGAFAGPTAEATNPEFVEFTKFVLRDDPKSVAWALRSILIGRKDEHRRLNTIKDVPVLIIAGEEDSQFPVHVVRKMADAIEGSTFRVLQHTAHLAARENPQGVNAEIDAFLADLPAAA, from the coding sequence ATGACCACGCAATGGCTCGAAGGGACCGCCGAGAAGCTGATCCCCACCTCACTGGGCCTGGTCAATGTGCGCGTCGGCGGCCGTTCCGACGGCCCCGCCATGGTGTTCTGGCCGAGCCTGATGATGGACGGCACCATGTGGCAGCACCAGTACGAGCACTTCGCCCCGGCCCATCGCGTCGTGCTCATCGACAGCCCCGGACACGGCAAGTCCGACGCGCTGCGCAAGATCATCGATCTCGAGGACTGCTCGGACGCGCTCGTCGAGATCCTCGACGCGCTCGACATCGACAAGTGCGTCCTGGTGGGCAACAGCTGGGGCGGCATGCTCGCCGGGGTCTTCCCGGCCTACCACCCGCAGCGGACCGCGGCAGCGATCGGCATCAACTGCACAGCCTCCCTGCCCACCATGTTCGAGAGCATCTGGGCCACCGCACTGTCCACGTTCCTCTCGCTGCACGCGAAAATGCCACCGCTGGCCGCCAAGGCCGCGCGTGGCGCGTTCGCCGGCCCCACCGCCGAGGCCACCAACCCGGAGTTCGTCGAGTTCACCAAGTTCGTCCTGCGGGACGACCCGAAGTCGGTCGCGTGGGCGCTGCGCTCCATCCTCATCGGCCGCAAGGACGAGCACCGCCGGCTGAACACCATCAAGGACGTGCCCGTCCTGATCATCGCCGGTGAGGAGGACAGCCAGTTCCCCGTTCATGTGGTGCGGAAGATGGCCGACGCCATCGAGGGCAGCACCTTCCGGGTGCTGCAGCACACCGCCCACCTCGCCGCCCGCGAAAATCCCCAAGGCGTCAACGCCGAGATCGACGCCTTCCTCGCCGACCTGCCCGCCGCGGCCTGA
- a CDS encoding luciferase, which translates to MVEFFTGLQPLQAGETDPDRMISRVRELDRSQAIDRVLVGYSSTWPHNHATAPFALAASERFSPIVAHRPGVMAPVAAARYFATLDVLARGRLAINVVVGGSDKDLRRESDDLPKADRYRRAVEYLDIVRRAWTETAPFDHRGEYYTAEAVKLQTKPVQGQVPIFMGGESADAVDFGARHADLYMLWGEPFAGTKERIDRVTAASEGYGRAMRFSLSLRLFIGDTDDDAWARARAVERQIAEAAGSTTFLRSSSTDTSIGRQRALALTDHELHDDCFWTGLTKLLGGFANSQALVGTEERVLDTLGRYRELGVDTFLVTTGAEAAWDPSLEGFLARAKKELA; encoded by the coding sequence ATGGTCGAATTCTTCACTGGGCTGCAGCCCCTCCAGGCCGGCGAAACCGACCCCGACCGCATGATCTCCAGGGTCCGGGAGCTGGACCGCTCGCAGGCCATCGACCGGGTCCTCGTCGGGTACTCCTCCACCTGGCCGCACAACCACGCCACCGCACCGTTCGCGCTGGCGGCATCGGAGAGGTTCTCGCCGATCGTCGCGCACCGTCCCGGCGTGATGGCGCCGGTGGCCGCCGCGCGCTACTTCGCCACCCTCGACGTGCTGGCCCGCGGGAGGCTCGCCATCAATGTGGTCGTGGGCGGCTCCGACAAGGATCTGCGACGCGAGTCGGACGACCTGCCCAAGGCCGATCGCTACCGGCGGGCGGTCGAGTACCTCGACATCGTCCGCCGCGCCTGGACCGAAACCGCTCCCTTCGACCACCGCGGCGAGTACTACACGGCCGAGGCGGTGAAGCTGCAGACCAAGCCGGTGCAGGGGCAGGTGCCGATCTTCATGGGCGGGGAGAGCGCCGACGCCGTGGACTTCGGCGCCCGCCACGCCGACCTGTACATGCTGTGGGGGGAACCGTTCGCGGGTACGAAGGAACGCATCGACCGGGTCACCGCGGCCTCCGAAGGCTACGGCCGTGCCATGCGGTTCTCGCTGAGTCTGCGCCTGTTCATCGGTGACACCGACGACGACGCCTGGGCCCGGGCCCGTGCCGTGGAGCGGCAGATCGCCGAGGCCGCCGGATCCACGACCTTCCTGCGCTCATCGTCGACCGACACCTCCATCGGGCGGCAACGGGCTCTCGCGCTCACCGACCACGAGTTGCACGACGACTGCTTCTGGACCGGGCTGACCAAGCTCCTGGGCGGCTTCGCCAATTCCCAGGCGCTCGTCGGCACCGAGGAGCGCGTCCTGGACACCCTGGGCAGGTACCGCGAGCTCGGAGTCGACACGTTCCTCGTGACGACCGGCGCGGAAGCGGCCTGGGACCCGTCGCTGGAGGGCTTCCTGGCCCGGGCCAAGAAGGAGCTGGCATGA
- a CDS encoding AMP-dependent synthetase: MTSTIARSNGAPGPEDFSDLADGTVGGLITARAAEHPDKPALVFDDTELTYGTLDATVTDVARGLMAAGVAPGNSVGIFLPNRPEYLLAWLGAARAGAVEVPINIAYKGAFLDHALRSTGVRVLVTDAALLELVADLPEVPPTLETVVLLDDAPLPRLPLGGAPCRTPPGVTVQTWKDLLAAGDPAVELPRVAPQDPAAIMLTSGTTGRSKGVVYPHLMPLVAARECAAQMATTADERLYTCLPLFHGAAQINISLHAFYAGATVVLGRRFSASRFWDELRTHRVTQFNALGSVLPMLLAQPPSDRDREHRARKVFAAPAPPQVLRPFEERFGVHVVEGYGLTEIKNVLYNPLGARKVGSLGLPTASSVLEIHDESGHRAAPGQAGEIVYRPRLPNIMFSGYRGDPEATLATMKGLWWHTGDLGYTDEDGYFYFIDRKKDALRRRGENISSHEVESVLLAHPGVVAAAAVGTPSELGEDEVLAIVQLEPGHELDFTALFAHCDRSMPHFMVPRYYRIVDRLPVTPNGKVRKHQLRNQGRTEAWDALAAGLTPTRHA; this comes from the coding sequence ATGACGTCGACCATCGCCCGGAGCAATGGCGCCCCGGGCCCGGAGGACTTCTCCGATCTCGCCGACGGCACAGTCGGCGGCCTCATCACCGCTCGCGCCGCGGAACATCCCGACAAGCCCGCGCTCGTCTTCGACGACACCGAACTGACCTACGGCACGCTCGACGCGACAGTCACCGACGTGGCGCGCGGTCTCATGGCGGCAGGTGTCGCCCCGGGCAACTCGGTGGGGATCTTCCTCCCCAACCGGCCCGAATATCTGCTCGCCTGGCTGGGAGCGGCCCGCGCCGGCGCCGTCGAGGTCCCGATCAACATCGCCTACAAGGGCGCCTTCCTCGACCACGCGCTCCGCAGCACCGGCGTGCGGGTGCTGGTCACCGACGCGGCCCTGCTGGAGCTCGTCGCCGACCTGCCCGAGGTACCTCCAACCCTCGAGACGGTCGTACTGCTCGACGACGCCCCGCTCCCCCGGCTACCGCTGGGAGGTGCCCCCTGCCGGACCCCACCCGGGGTGACGGTACAGACCTGGAAGGATCTGCTCGCGGCCGGCGACCCGGCGGTGGAACTCCCCCGCGTCGCGCCGCAGGACCCGGCCGCGATCATGCTCACGTCCGGAACCACCGGGCGGAGCAAGGGGGTTGTGTACCCGCATCTGATGCCGCTGGTCGCCGCGCGCGAATGCGCGGCGCAGATGGCCACGACCGCCGATGAGCGGCTCTACACCTGTCTGCCGCTGTTCCACGGCGCCGCGCAGATCAACATATCCCTGCACGCCTTCTACGCGGGGGCGACCGTGGTCCTCGGGCGCCGGTTCAGCGCCAGCAGGTTCTGGGACGAGCTGCGCACCCACCGGGTCACCCAGTTCAACGCCCTCGGCTCCGTCCTGCCGATGCTCCTGGCGCAGCCTCCGTCCGACCGCGATCGTGAGCACCGGGCGAGGAAGGTGTTCGCCGCACCCGCCCCGCCCCAAGTGCTCCGTCCGTTCGAGGAGCGGTTCGGCGTACACGTCGTCGAGGGGTACGGGCTCACCGAGATCAAGAACGTTCTCTACAACCCGCTCGGCGCCCGGAAGGTCGGCTCGCTGGGCCTGCCCACCGCATCGTCCGTGCTCGAGATCCACGACGAGTCCGGGCACCGCGCCGCGCCCGGTCAGGCCGGGGAGATCGTGTACCGGCCCCGCCTTCCGAACATCATGTTCTCCGGCTACCGCGGCGATCCCGAAGCGACGCTCGCGACCATGAAGGGTCTCTGGTGGCACACCGGCGACCTGGGCTACACCGACGAAGACGGCTACTTCTACTTCATCGACCGCAAGAAGGACGCATTGCGCCGCCGCGGCGAGAACATCTCCTCCCACGAGGTCGAATCGGTCCTGCTCGCCCATCCCGGCGTCGTCGCCGCTGCCGCCGTCGGCACGCCATCGGAGCTGGGCGAGGACGAGGTCCTCGCCATCGTGCAGCTCGAACCCGGCCACGAGCTGGATTTCACCGCGCTGTTCGCCCACTGCGACCGGTCGATGCCGCACTTCATGGTCCCCCGCTACTACCGCATCGTGGACCGGCTTCCCGTCACCCCGAACGGCAAGGTCCGCAAACACCAGCTGCGGAACCAGGGCCGCACCGAAGCCTGGGACGCGCTCGCCGCCGGGCTCACACCCACCCGCCACGCCTGA
- a CDS encoding transcriptional regulator: protein MSDHKSHVSFQHGQEFLAAISERWNYQILREVFFGIGRFGELKRTLGISANILTARLNSLTELGLLTKRAYRSDKPWYEYELTDSARELVVPAIATITRWAETQTTDDDTAHHLLMHTTCGNPTNPYLACSSCHQPVEASTLRPVSTEVSGADQE from the coding sequence GTGTCCGACCACAAGAGTCACGTCAGCTTCCAGCACGGACAGGAGTTCCTGGCCGCGATCTCCGAGCGCTGGAACTACCAGATCCTGCGGGAGGTATTTTTCGGTATCGGCCGGTTCGGCGAGCTCAAGCGAACCCTGGGCATCTCGGCGAACATCCTCACGGCGCGACTCAACAGCCTGACCGAACTGGGCCTGCTCACCAAGCGCGCCTACCGCTCGGACAAGCCCTGGTACGAATACGAACTCACCGACAGCGCCCGCGAACTCGTGGTCCCCGCCATCGCGACCATTACGCGCTGGGCCGAGACCCAGACGACGGACGACGACACCGCACATCACCTGCTGATGCACACGACATGCGGGAACCCGACCAATCCGTACCTCGCGTGCAGCAGCTGCCATCAGCCGGTCGAGGCGTCGACCCTGCGGCCGGTATCCACCGAGGTAAGCGGCGCCGATCAGGAGTAG
- a CDS encoding pyruvate carboxyltransferase has translation MSLPDGVRIREIAPRLTFQDHAVPTDVKIELVQRLIDAGVRAFELSSFVRPDLVPGLADAAEVFARVPRVPGLSLGCCVGNTRGLARAVDAGADTAYFLLSADEEFARANIGRSTADSLRELERMAAYAADRNIMLGSYIIFAWGGPTGPARTGEDLQQPARRLLDIGVDHWILADSSGYAAPPQIRELLTAALTHVPPGNLTVQIHDDRGMGLAALLPILELGIRAIDTSLAGSGGHPAISGTQGGGLCTEDAVQLLERCGVDTGIDLPRLIATANWLTSEIGVPGKGFVRHTGPVPSTGRPGTPLAFTW, from the coding sequence ATGTCCCTCCCCGACGGAGTGCGCATCCGCGAGATCGCGCCCCGGTTGACCTTCCAGGACCATGCGGTCCCGACCGACGTCAAGATCGAACTCGTGCAACGCCTGATCGACGCCGGCGTCCGCGCGTTCGAGCTGTCCTCCTTCGTCCGGCCCGACCTCGTACCGGGCCTCGCCGACGCCGCGGAGGTGTTCGCCCGCGTGCCGCGGGTGCCCGGGCTCAGCCTCGGCTGCTGTGTCGGCAATACGCGCGGGCTCGCCCGCGCGGTCGACGCGGGCGCCGACACGGCGTACTTCCTGCTCTCCGCCGACGAAGAGTTCGCCCGCGCCAACATCGGACGGTCCACAGCGGACTCGTTGCGCGAACTGGAACGCATGGCCGCGTACGCCGCGGACCGGAACATCATGCTCGGGTCCTACATCATCTTCGCCTGGGGCGGGCCAACCGGCCCCGCGCGCACCGGCGAAGATCTCCAGCAGCCGGCCCGGCGGCTCCTCGACATCGGGGTGGACCACTGGATCCTCGCGGATTCCTCCGGCTACGCGGCACCGCCCCAGATCCGCGAACTCCTCACCGCGGCGCTCACGCACGTACCACCCGGAAATCTGACCGTGCAGATCCACGACGACCGCGGCATGGGCCTGGCCGCCCTGCTCCCCATCCTCGAACTCGGGATCCGCGCCATCGACACCTCCCTCGCCGGCAGCGGCGGCCACCCGGCGATATCCGGCACCCAGGGCGGGGGTCTGTGCACCGAGGACGCCGTGCAACTGCTCGAACGCTGCGGTGTGGACACCGGTATCGACCTGCCCCGCCTCATCGCGACAGCGAACTGGCTCACCAGCGAGATCGGCGTGCCCGGCAAGGGGTTCGTCCGGCACACCGGTCCCGTACCGAGCACTGGCCGGCCCGGCACACCGCTCGCCTTCACCTGGTGA
- a CDS encoding NAD-dependent dehydratase, producing MRVLVTGGAGFIGSHIVTALTEHGHEPVVLDALLPAAHPTPPVVDGEWIHADVRDREAVVAALRGVDAVCHQAAMVGLGKDFADAPAYVGCNDLGTAVLLAAMAERRVRELVLAGSMVVYGEGRYDCPRHGRVRPGPRAEADLAAGRFDSRCPECGTSLRPGKVEEDAPVDPRNVYATTKLAQEHLAAAWARSVGGRAVSLRYHNVYGPGMPRDTPYAGVASFFRSALARGDAPTVFEDGGQRRDFVHVRDVAAANVAALEAAPEVVAPSTLTAYNTGSDDPHTVGEMAAALATAFGGPAPVVTGGYRLGDVRHITASSRRIREALGWRAAISFTEGMTAFARAPQRAGV from the coding sequence ATGCGTGTACTGGTCACCGGAGGTGCGGGCTTCATCGGCTCGCATATCGTCACCGCCCTCACCGAGCACGGCCATGAGCCGGTCGTCCTCGATGCCCTGCTCCCGGCCGCTCATCCGACGCCGCCTGTGGTGGACGGGGAGTGGATCCATGCCGATGTGCGGGACCGGGAGGCGGTGGTCGCGGCGCTGCGCGGCGTGGACGCCGTATGCCACCAGGCGGCGATGGTCGGTCTCGGCAAGGATTTCGCGGACGCCCCGGCCTATGTGGGCTGCAACGACCTGGGCACCGCGGTGCTGCTGGCGGCGATGGCGGAGCGCCGGGTGCGCGAACTGGTGCTGGCCGGGTCGATGGTCGTCTACGGGGAGGGCCGCTACGACTGCCCCCGCCACGGCCGGGTCCGTCCCGGTCCGCGCGCCGAGGCGGATCTCGCGGCGGGCCGCTTCGACTCCCGCTGCCCCGAGTGCGGCACATCGCTGCGGCCCGGCAAGGTGGAGGAGGACGCACCGGTCGATCCACGCAATGTGTACGCGACGACGAAGCTGGCCCAGGAGCATCTGGCGGCGGCCTGGGCCCGGTCGGTGGGCGGCCGTGCGGTGTCGCTGCGCTACCACAATGTGTACGGGCCGGGGATGCCGCGCGACACCCCCTACGCGGGGGTCGCCTCCTTCTTCCGCTCCGCCCTGGCGCGCGGCGATGCCCCCACGGTCTTCGAGGACGGCGGCCAGCGCCGGGACTTCGTCCATGTCCGGGACGTGGCCGCGGCCAATGTCGCCGCCCTGGAGGCGGCGCCGGAGGTGGTGGCGCCGTCCACGCTGACCGCGTACAACACCGGCAGCGACGACCCCCATACGGTGGGCGAGATGGCCGCGGCCCTGGCCACGGCGTTCGGCGGCCCGGCGCCCGTGGTGACGGGCGGGTACCGGCTGGGCGACGTACGGCATATCACCGCGTCGTCGCGGCGGATCCGCGAGGCACTGGGCTGGCGCGCGGCGATCTCCTTCACGGAGGGCATGACCGCATTCGCCCGCGCCCCACAGCGCGCGGGAGTGTGA
- a CDS encoding peptidyl-tRNA hydrolase, translating to MTSTDASAEVHSETGTETSTRATAHHGTGSGADSSPFRHSETDRDAAPQFVLPLVVRIEKAAPPARTDALETAARAVLVLLSDERATAADGEWAQAVRDWQDARIRKVVRRARGAEWRRAAELPGITVTGRAPAATAAEDAPPPAAEVRVFPPVPLDGWPKELAKLQVSGTDLDDPEPPPAPDLTGPVLWLSPHVEMSAGKAMAQAGHGAQLAWWELDDAVRAAWREAGFPLAVRTASAERWDELTTSGLPVVRDAGFTEIAPGSCTVVADHPALRRP from the coding sequence GTGACCAGCACCGACGCCAGCGCCGAAGTCCACAGCGAGACCGGCACCGAGACCAGCACCCGGGCAACCGCTCACCACGGCACCGGATCCGGTGCCGACAGCAGCCCCTTCCGGCACTCCGAGACCGACCGGGACGCCGCGCCGCAGTTCGTCCTGCCCCTGGTGGTCCGGATCGAGAAGGCCGCGCCCCCGGCGCGCACGGACGCCCTGGAGACGGCGGCGCGCGCGGTGCTGGTGCTGCTGTCGGACGAGCGGGCGACGGCCGCGGACGGCGAGTGGGCCCAGGCCGTACGGGACTGGCAGGACGCCCGGATCCGCAAGGTCGTGCGGCGGGCGCGCGGCGCGGAGTGGCGGCGCGCGGCCGAGCTGCCGGGCATCACGGTCACGGGCCGGGCGCCCGCCGCGACCGCTGCCGAGGACGCGCCGCCGCCGGCCGCCGAGGTGCGGGTGTTCCCGCCGGTGCCGCTGGACGGCTGGCCCAAGGAGCTGGCCAAGCTCCAGGTCTCCGGCACCGACCTGGACGACCCCGAGCCGCCGCCCGCCCCCGATCTCACCGGTCCGGTGCTGTGGCTGAGCCCCCATGTGGAGATGTCCGCGGGCAAGGCGATGGCCCAGGCCGGGCACGGCGCGCAGTTGGCCTGGTGGGAGCTGGACGACGCGGTGCGGGCGGCCTGGCGCGAGGCCGGGTTCCCGCTGGCGGTGCGTACGGCGTCGGCCGAGCGGTGGGACGAGCTCACCACGAGCGGGCTGCCGGTGGTGCGCGACGCGGGGTTCACGGAGATCGCACCGGGGTCCTGCACGGTGGTGGCGGACCACCCGGCACTGCGGCGGCCGTAA
- a CDS encoding transposase, which yields MVEKARTDPHALRRLGRKRLTAPLIRHSRGQWREEHAERIVNAAQQTLSPVPAASAERITPNPGR from the coding sequence GTGGTGGAGAAGGCCCGCACCGACCCCCACGCCCTACGGCGACTGGGCCGCAAGCGCCTGACCGCCCCGCTGATCCGGCACAGCCGTGGCCAGTGGCGCGAGGAACACGCCGAACGGATCGTCAACGCCGCCCAGCAGACCCTCAGCCCGGTGCCCGCGGCATCAGCGGAGCGAATAACTCCCAACCCCGGTCGGTGA
- a CDS encoding lactate dehydrogenase, producing the protein MTTLPLPDARALVTAAMTACGHSVGAADTIADHLLDCELRGLSFGGLARALSVAERIRTTETPPRPIRVVAETPVSATVDGGDQVGYLVGMHALDLAVDKARAQGIAVVGARNTWYTGMFSYYLEKAAEAGLAGMIAGSGPAVVAPHGGTESRFGTNPIAFGFPATPTPVIWDIGTSAVMYGEVTLKARLGERLAPRQAYDAAGVPTLDAAAALEGAFGVWGGHKGSGLALVVQLLGMMTGAAADPPGVSDCGFFLVLFDPGVLTDPDDYRQRVAAFAESVRATRPVEATRPVRVPFDRSVTRRNETLRRGTIDVPEAVVAALRKEAADV; encoded by the coding sequence ATGACGACACTGCCCCTGCCCGACGCCCGCGCGCTCGTCACGGCCGCGATGACCGCGTGCGGGCATTCCGTCGGGGCCGCCGACACGATCGCCGACCATTTGCTCGACTGCGAACTGCGTGGGCTGTCCTTCGGCGGGCTCGCGCGGGCGCTGTCCGTCGCGGAGCGCATACGCACCACCGAGACGCCGCCGCGGCCGATCCGAGTCGTCGCCGAGACGCCGGTGTCCGCCACCGTGGACGGCGGCGACCAGGTGGGCTACCTCGTCGGCATGCACGCGCTGGACCTGGCCGTGGACAAGGCCCGCGCTCAGGGCATCGCGGTCGTCGGCGCACGCAACACCTGGTACACCGGCATGTTCTCGTACTACCTGGAGAAGGCCGCGGAAGCCGGGCTCGCCGGGATGATCGCGGGCAGCGGGCCGGCGGTGGTGGCACCGCACGGTGGCACCGAATCCCGGTTCGGCACCAACCCGATCGCCTTCGGTTTCCCGGCCACGCCGACTCCCGTCATCTGGGACATCGGCACCTCAGCCGTGATGTACGGGGAGGTGACGCTGAAGGCGCGGCTCGGGGAGAGGCTGGCCCCCCGCCAGGCCTACGACGCCGCCGGGGTGCCGACGCTCGACGCGGCCGCCGCGCTCGAGGGCGCGTTCGGCGTGTGGGGCGGGCACAAGGGCTCCGGGCTCGCTCTGGTCGTCCAGCTGCTCGGCATGATGACCGGGGCGGCCGCCGACCCGCCGGGTGTTTCGGACTGCGGCTTCTTCCTCGTGCTGTTCGATCCCGGCGTGCTCACCGATCCGGACGACTACCGACAGCGGGTCGCGGCCTTCGCCGAATCGGTCCGCGCCACCCGTCCCGTCGAGGCCACCCGCCCGGTCCGGGTGCCGTTCGACCGCTCGGTGACCCGTCGGAACGAGACGCTCCGGCGGGGCACCATCGACGTGCCCGAAGCGGTGGTCGCGGCCCTGCGCAAGGAGGCCGCAGATGTCTGA
- a CDS encoding fumarate reductase: protein MTKTPTPTIVVAGAGLTGLSAAISAREAGARVVLLEKGSREDVGGNAAFSGGLFLFCYDGPDDLTSITQDFEPGMKADRIEAPPYTRRAYAAELSAMSGGRAEPHLIDALAERSLDTVRWLAAKGVRFTFNRTLGAEIRGGVLHIPPGQVLTCVGEGMSRGFEVIRPLLAHAERIGVEIRWFTPLAEVLHSDGRVTGVTVGDGGQTVPADAVVVATGGFQANRELRREHLGPEWETVRLRGTRLATGDGIQAALRAGADKAGTWSSCHSAAVDPAMPAPGSSAASPPFPLHGFWLGVLVNRDGERFVDEGPGPWVKNYSKMGKAIMPQPGCEAFEIFDQRTAARVADEFAGAAVPVVADTVPELAERIGVPADRLAHTLQTFNNACPPGDGISEDRGTAGITPPKSRWAAPLDRPPYVAYHAVAGLTFTFGGIRIDPDGRALGADGAPVPGLYAAGEAIGGLFYGDYPGGAALMRAAVFGRAAGHTAAAEAESAPHPA, encoded by the coding sequence GTGACGAAAACCCCTACGCCCACGATCGTCGTCGCCGGCGCCGGTCTGACCGGGCTCTCCGCGGCGATTTCCGCCCGCGAGGCCGGCGCCCGCGTCGTACTGCTGGAAAAGGGCAGCCGCGAGGACGTCGGCGGGAACGCCGCCTTTTCCGGCGGGTTGTTCCTGTTCTGCTATGACGGGCCGGACGATCTGACGTCGATCACGCAGGACTTCGAGCCGGGCATGAAAGCCGACCGGATCGAGGCGCCGCCGTACACCCGCCGGGCCTACGCGGCCGAGCTGTCGGCGATGAGCGGCGGCCGAGCCGAGCCACATCTGATCGACGCGCTCGCCGAACGATCGTTGGACACCGTCCGCTGGCTGGCCGCGAAAGGCGTCCGCTTCACGTTCAACCGCACTCTGGGGGCCGAGATCCGCGGCGGCGTCCTGCACATCCCACCCGGCCAGGTCCTCACGTGCGTCGGCGAGGGAATGTCACGCGGGTTCGAGGTGATCCGGCCCCTACTGGCGCACGCCGAGCGGATCGGCGTCGAGATCCGCTGGTTCACACCGCTGGCGGAGGTGCTGCACAGCGACGGCCGGGTCACGGGCGTCACGGTCGGCGACGGCGGCCAGACCGTACCCGCCGACGCCGTAGTGGTCGCCACCGGCGGCTTCCAGGCCAACCGCGAACTTCGCCGCGAGCATCTGGGACCGGAGTGGGAAACGGTGCGCCTGCGCGGCACCCGTCTGGCCACGGGCGACGGGATCCAGGCCGCACTTCGCGCCGGGGCGGACAAGGCCGGCACCTGGTCGAGCTGTCATTCGGCCGCGGTCGACCCGGCCATGCCCGCACCGGGAAGCAGTGCGGCCTCGCCGCCGTTCCCGCTGCACGGCTTCTGGCTCGGCGTACTCGTCAACCGCGACGGCGAGCGGTTCGTCGACGAGGGCCCCGGCCCATGGGTCAAGAACTACTCGAAGATGGGCAAGGCGATCATGCCGCAGCCCGGGTGCGAGGCGTTCGAGATCTTCGACCAGCGCACCGCGGCCCGGGTGGCCGATGAGTTCGCCGGCGCGGCAGTGCCCGTCGTCGCGGACACGGTGCCTGAGCTCGCCGAACGGATCGGGGTGCCCGCCGACCGGCTGGCACACACGCTTCAGACGTTCAACAACGCCTGCCCGCCCGGTGACGGCATCAGTGAGGATCGCGGCACGGCCGGCATCACCCCGCCCAAGTCCCGCTGGGCCGCACCGCTCGACCGGCCACCGTACGTCGCCTACCACGCCGTGGCGGGGCTCACCTTCACCTTCGGCGGCATCCGGATCGACCCGGACGGACGGGCGCTCGGGGCAGACGGGGCGCCGGTGCCCGGTCTGTACGCGGCGGGCGAGGCCATCGGCGGTCTGTTCTACGGCGACTATCCTGGTGGCGCCGCCCTCATGCGTGCCGCGGTGTTCGGCCGCGCGGCCGGACACACTGCCGCGGCCGAAGCCGAGTCGGCTCCGCACCCGGCCTGA
- a CDS encoding MarR family transcriptional regulator — MIWSRRPYAARVTSDLPYINPFDDGRSPTGATAGMDEASSMIDAVFRFERAVTRIGNTRLRPWKMTLSSYTALRILANQPHLSLAQLSRRCYVRPQTMTRIVTQLENRGFVARDAHPESERALSLRVTEAGLAALAEMSDEVLKISDTLNATLGRDDVVAADDRLRQAAVVVENELRDMGRPEE, encoded by the coding sequence ATGATCTGGTCCCGCAGGCCGTATGCTGCGCGGGTGACAAGCGATCTCCCCTACATCAACCCGTTCGACGACGGTCGTTCGCCGACCGGGGCCACCGCCGGCATGGACGAAGCGTCGTCGATGATCGATGCCGTCTTCCGGTTCGAGCGGGCGGTCACCAGGATCGGGAACACGCGACTGCGTCCGTGGAAGATGACGCTGTCCAGCTACACCGCGCTGCGCATCCTGGCCAATCAGCCCCATCTCAGCCTCGCTCAGCTGTCACGCCGCTGCTACGTGCGGCCGCAGACCATGACGCGGATCGTCACGCAATTGGAGAATCGCGGTTTCGTGGCCCGCGACGCGCATCCGGAGAGCGAACGGGCGCTCTCGCTCCGGGTCACCGAGGCGGGTCTGGCCGCCTTGGCCGAGATGAGCGACGAGGTCCTCAAGATCAGTGACACGTTGAACGCCACGCTCGGGCGGGATGACGTCGTCGCCGCTGATGACCGCCTGCGGCAGGCCGCGGTGGTGGTGGAGAACGAACTCCGGGACATGGGCCGCCCCGAGGAATGA